DNA sequence from the uncultured Ilyobacter sp. genome:
ACATTCAACATTACAAATCTTGAAAACTCAGTATCCTGCAAAAAATTTATGGAAAAGTCAGAGGCTGATAAACTTTCCATAAAGGAAAACATCTGGGTAAAATTAAACGGAAAAAAACAGAGAGATAAGTATTCAAACGATGAAGAAATACTAATGGTAGGCTCTATAAATATCATCGCTTCAAAAACAACTGAGAGGGAAGATAATGCAAAAGAGAAAATGGTAGAACTGCACACTCACACAAAAATGAGTGAGATGGTAGGTTCTATAGATGCTAAAAACCTCGTAAAAAGAGCATTAAAATACGGCCATAAAGCTCTTGCGGTGACAGATTACGGTGGGGTACACTCCTTTCCTTTCGTATACAAGGCGGCCAAAGGCAGTGACCTCAAGGTTATCTTTGGATGTGATGCGTATATGGTCGATGATACCCGTCCAATGGTTGAAAACCCTAAAGATGTTCTCATACAAGAGGAAACCTATGTGGTATACGACTTAGAAACCATGGGTCTCAACTCCCATGAAAATGAGATAATAGAAATCGGTGCCATAAAACTAAAGGGGACTAGGATAATAGATAAATATTCTCAGCTTATCAATCCCGGAAAAAGTATACCAATTAAAATACAGGAACTTACAGGAATAACAGATGATATGGTGAAAAACGAGCCCTCTATAGAGGCTGTTTTACCGGAATTTTTAGACTTTGCAGGAGATGCGACTTTAGTCGCCCACAATGCCAAATTTGATATAGGTTTTTTGACTAGAGATGTGAAGAAATATACAGACATCAAAGACTATAAACCATCTGTCATAGATACTCTTCAGTGGGCTAGAGACCTTTTACCTGACCTCAGAGGACACGGACTAAAGTCTGTCACAAAGAAGTTAGGGGTAGCCCTTGAAAACCACCACAGAGCCGTTGATGACTCTCAGGCCACTGCCCATATGTTTGCTGTCTTTTTAGAAAAATTTATAGAAAAAGGTGTAGTTAAACTAAACGAACTAGACGGAGTCTTTCCTGTAAACATAAAAAAACAGGAGACCAACAATATGATGCTCCTGGTAAAAAATAATACGGGGTTAAAAAACTTATATAAACTCGTATCAGAGGCGCATATTAATTACTATGGAAGTAAGAAACCTAGAATACCAAGATCCCTTATAGAGGAAAATCGTGATGGGATACTTATAGGGGCAGCTATGAGTATGCATTTTGCAAATGAAGGTGAGCTGGCTTCAGCTTATTTTAGATATAATCTAAATCACCTTGATGAAAAAATAGATTTTTATGATTATATCGAGCTTCAGCCAAGAAAAAGTTACACTGAACTTTATGAAAAAGAGGGTACCGGGACTATTAGTTCCTTTGATAACATAGAAAAGGCAAATAAGTTCTTATACCACCTTGCAAAATCAAAAAATAAAAGAATAATTGCTACCTCAAATGTCCATTACTTGGATGAAGAGGATCACAGAGTCAGAAGCATACTCCTCTATGGAAGCGGTAGTGTTTTCCGTGAAAAGCAGTACAACTCAGACAACAAATTTTATTTTAGGACCACCAATGAGATGCTCAGAGAATTTTCTTATCTTGGGGAAGATATCGCTAGAGAAATAGTTGTAGAATCTACAAATGCCATAGCAGATGAGATAGAGAAAGTTCAGCCTGTTCCAAGTGGCTTCTTTCCTCCAAAGATAGATAACGCCGAAGAAATCGTAAAAGAGATGACTTATAATAAGGCATATAAAATATACGGTAACCCCCTTCCTGAAATAGTTGCCCAGAGACTAGAAAGAGAACTTAAAGCTATTATAGGAAATGGTTTCTCTGTGTTATACCTATCTGCCCAGAAGCTTGTAAAGGAATCCTTAGATAACGGTTATCTGGTTGGGTCAAGGGGATCTGTCGGTTCTTCTTTAGTGGCTTTTATGATGGATATAACTGAAGTTAATGCTCTATACCCTCACTATATCTGCGTCGACGAAGACTGTAGTTATTCTGAATTTATGGACAAAGAGGGAGCAGGGGTGGATCTTCCTGACAAATGCTGTCCTAAATGTGGAAAAAATCTCAAAAAAGAAGGGCACGCCATACCTTTCGAGGTGTTTATGGGATTCAACGGGGACAAGGTCCCTGACATAGACTTAAATTTCTCTGGTGAATACCAGTCTGAAATCCACAGGTACTGTGAAAGACTTTTCGGTAAGGAAAATGTATTCAAGGCAGGGACGATATCAACTCTTGCTGAAAAAAATGCCTACGGGTATGTAAAAAAATATTTTGAAGAGCACAACATGTCAGTTAGAAACGCTGAAATTATAAGACTTGCAAAGAAATGTGAAGGAGCAAAGAAAACCACCGGACAGCATCCAGGGGGTATGATTGTTGTTCCTCAGGGGCACTCTATATATGAGTTCTGTCCAGTACAAAAACCTGCTAACGATGAAAAAAATGAATCCATAACAACTCATTTTGATTATCACGTAATGGATGAACAACTTGTTAAACTAGATATTCTAGGTCACGATGATCCTACTACAATAAAACTTTTACAGGAATACACAGGAGTGGATATTTATGACGTTCCACTGGCGGATCCAGAAACATTAAAAATCTTTTCAGGAACTGAATCTCTAGGGGTTAGCCCAGATCAGATCAACTCGGTTATCGGTACGTACGGAGTTCCGGAATTTGGTACTCAGTTTGTAAGACAGATGCTTGTAGACACAATGCCTACTACATTTGCCGAACTTGTAAGAATATCTGGACTTTCTCACGGTACAGATGTTTGGCTTAATAATGCTCAGGAGTTTGTTCGTAAGGGAGAAGCTACCCTTTCTGAAATCATCTCAGTTAGAGACGATATCATGAACTATCTAATTGATTCAGGCATAGAAAAGGGAACTGCTTTTAAAATAATGGAGTTTGTAAGAAAAGGACGTCCAAGTAAAGAGGCAGAAGCCTGGGGGGAATACTCAAAACTTATGAAAGAGCATAACGTCCCTGACTGGTATATAGAGTCCTGTCGTAGAATTAAATATATGTTCCCAAAAGGTCATGCCGTAGCCTATGTTACAATGGCAATGAGGATTGCATACTTCAAGGTTCATTATCCTTTGGCGTTTTATGCAGCTTATCTCTCAAGAAAAGCAGATGATTTCGACTCAGAATTCATGCTTTCATTGAGTGGTGTGAAAGAAAAAATAGAAGAACTTTCAAAGGAAATGAAATTAGATGTAAGACAAAAATCTCAGCTTGCTGTCAGCGAGATAATCCTCGAGATGCATGCTAGGGGATTTGAATTTTTAGGAATTGACGTTTATAAATCAGATGGCTTCAAGTTCACTATAGAAAACGGAAAAATAAGAATCCCTCTAGTAGCTCTAAATGGTCTAGGTGGATCTGTGGTTGAAAATATCACAAAAGAGAGAGAGGTAGGAAAGTTCCTATCCTATGAAGACCTAAAAAGAAGAACAAAGGCCTCACAGACAGTTATAGAAAAATTGAAAATAGTTAATGCAATCGATGGTTTGAGTGACACAAACCAAAAATCACTTTTCTAATAATAATAAAGAGGCTCTCTGTTTTTTTCAGGGAGCCTTTATTTATAAGGCCTATAAATTATTTAATTGGATACTTAAGCTTGATATTATTATAAATTTATTTATTTTCAACAAAATTAAATCAAATTATAGTAAAATATACATCAACGGCATGTAATCTAGATTAATCTTCCAAAGTAATATGAAATAAATTATTTTTCTAGAAACCTGCCAGTTCAAATTTCTAAAATAGTATGGCAAAATAGAAATTATTCTACTTAGAGTTTAATGAGGAGTGATCATCTTTGAGAAAAAAAATAATAGTTTCAATCACCTTAAGCAGTTTCATAGTTTTTTTCTTACTTTTTTTGTTTATCAGTGAAAATATAAAAAAAGATTACAAGAAGTTTGAAGAGAGACGTTCTGAAGAGCGTTATATGATTATTAATAATGAGTTCAAGAGTTTATCAGATAATTTAAAAATTTTGAGTTCAGACTGGGGAGAATGGGATGATACCTATGAGTTTGTTCAGAATAAAAATAAAGATTATATAAAATCAAACCTAAATCCAGAAAGTATTGCAACATTGGGAATAAATTACCTATATATTACCGATTTAACGGGAAAAACTGTTTATAGCGTTGGGTATGATCATAAAAGTCAAAAGAGTGTTAAGCCCCCAGAAAAGTTACTCTTTAATTTGCTTAAATTTGGTGAGTCATCAGGAATGTACATAAGTGAGGATAATAAAATCATGATTTTTTCTTCAGATCCTATAACTGATTCTAAAGCTTTAAAACATAGCATGGGGAAGATTTTGATGATATATGAGTTTAATCTGGATAATCTAAATAAAAAGTTAGGAACTAATCTTGAATTTCTAGGTATAAACTCATCTGAAAAAAAATCTTTCGAAGTAAATATATCAAAAGATAGGGTCTATAATAAATTCTATATCCCATCTGTAAATGAGAAAAACTTGATTTTAAATGATAGTCTAGCTGCTGACATCCTAGTTTTAGGAAAAGACAACATTGAAAAATATGCATGGGTCTTTATTATAAATTTACTTGTCTTGATTTCAGTAATTTCCTTTGGAATTGAAAAATTAATATTATCCCGTATAAGAAAAATTGAACATTCAGTGGAAGAAATAATTGAAAAAAAAGATTTAAGCAAAAGGCTGAAAATTACGGGAAATGATGAAATTTCGTTACTCAAAAAAAATATAAATGTTTTTTTGGATACCATCGAAAATATGAATAGTAAATTGGTAGGAAAGGCTAGTTATGACCTAATGACAGGCATCTTTAACAGACATACAGGCATAGAGAAATTAGAACTAATGATGAAAAAAGCAAAACTTAACAATTACCCTCTTATAGGTTGCTTTATAGATGTGGATGGGTTGAAATTTGTAAATGATAACTTTTCTCATAATGATGGAGATGAACTCATTAAAAATATAGCTTATATTCTTAAGAAATTCTCAAGAGATGAAGACCTATTATTTCGTCTGGGTGGAGATGAGTTTTTTATGGCTTTTTTAGGAATTGATCATTCAGACGCAGAGAAGGTATTGTTAAGAGTAACCAACTATCTGCAAAAATACAATAAAAACAGTAAAAAGCCTTATGATCTTAAAATAAGTTATGGAATCATAAATTATGATTATAACAAAACTATTGATGAATTTATTTTTTCTGCAGATGAAAAAATGTATATGCATAAGTCTGAAAAAAAAACTTTCAGAAATTGAAAATCTGAAAAAAATTATCTAAAAACCCTTTAAGTTTAAAATTTGGAGGTCCTATTGTATCTTGGCCAAGTTATTTATCAAGGACACCAAAGGGAGAATTTGGTTGTCTTAATATTTTTTTAAATAGATAAAAAAATGCGGGACAAATGTCCCGCATAAATTATTTTCTTATTCCTAATTTTGCAATAAGAGCTCTGTAACCGTCAAGATCTTTCTTCATCATGTAGTTAAGAAGTCTTCTTCTTTTTCCTACCATTTTTAAAAGACCTAATCTTGAGTGGTGGTCTTTCTTGTGTGTTTTTAAGTGACTAGTTAGGTGATTGATTCTTTCAGTTAAGATAGCAACTTGAACCTCTGTAGATCCTGTATCTCCTTCGAATTTTCCAAACTCTTTAACTAATTCTGCTTTACTTTTCATTGCCATTTGTAATTTCCTCCTAAATCTTTATTATCTAAGCCAAGTGAAGCGTTGGCAAACGCATAACCTAGCTCAAATTAAGGTTATTCTATCACATTATTTGCTTTTTGTAAAACCCTTTATACTATAATAACCATGAAACTAACTCTAATTTCAGGATCAGAATTTTTAGAAGTATAGTTAACTTTAAAAAAAATACCATTTAGAAATCAAGCTTCAGAATTTTTAAGTTCCAACCAAAAATAAAACTAGGGGCTAAGGCCCCTAGTTTTATTCTGTCTCTGAGTTGTCTGTTTCAGATTTTTTATTCTCTTCATCATTTTCAGTTGTATTTTCGCTAACTATATCCTCTTCAGTTTTAGATTCTTCTTGGGTTTCTTCTGCTTTAGGAAGTTCAGATTTTAAAGGTTCTAATTCTCCGCCTTTCATGAGAATGTCTAGTTCTACACCTGATATTGTTTCCCTATCTAAAAGGGCTCTGGTAACCTTTTCAAGTTTCTCATAGTTATCTCTGAGTATTTTCTTAGAGTCTTCATAAGCCTCTGTTATAAGAGTTCTTACCTCATCGTCTACCTCTTTTCCAGTAGTTTCACTGTAATGCTTTTGCATAAAGAGGTCCCCTTCATTGGTATTGTCTAACAATATAGGTCCAAATTTTTCGCACATTCCGAATTTTGTAACCATTGCATGGGCTATTGCTGTAGCTCTTTCTATATCATTACTAGCTCCTGTAGTTATATCCCCAAAAACAACCTCTTCAGAGGCTCTTCCTCCTAAAAGGGTCCTGATTTCAGAAAGGTATTCATTTTTGGATTTTAGATACCTGTCCTCTGTTGGAAGAGTCATGGTATAACCTAATGCAGCCATACCTCTTGGTATAGTTGTTACTTTGTGTACAGGCTCTGTATAAGGAAGAACCCATTGAACTAAAGCGTGACCTATTTCATGATAAGCTACAATGAGCTTCTCTTTTTCAACTATTACTCTTGATTTTCTCTCTGGACCTATAGATACTTTTTCTGCAGCTTCTTCTAGATCCTCCATTGTTATAGTGTCCCTACCAGCACGAGCTGCCAATATAGCGGCCTCATTCAGCATGTTTGCTAGGTCTGCTCCTACAAAACCAGGAGTCTTCCTTGCTAGCGTATGAAGATCTACATCATCCGAAAGTTTTTTACCTTTTATATGCACTTTTAATATAGCTTCTCTACCTGTGATATCAGGTCTGTCAACTACCACTTGTCTATCGAATCTTCCAGGTCTCATAAGAGCCTTATCTAATATCTCAGGTCTATTTGTAGCAGCTAAGACAATAATAGTTTCTTCACTGTTAAATCCATCCATTTCCACTAGAAGCTGATTCAGAGTCTGTTCTCTTTCATCATTTCCTCCGCCTTGTCCAGCTCCTCTTTTTCTTCCCACAGCGTCAATCTCATCTATGAATATTATGCAAGGAGCATTTTTTCTGGCCTTATTAAATAGATCTCTTACTCTAGAAGCTCCTACACCTACAAACATCTCGACAAACTCTGATCCTGATATACTGAAAAACGGTACTCCCGCTTCTCCTGCTACAGCTTTTGCAAGAAGGGTTTTTCCCGTTCCAGGTGCTCCTAACAAAAGGACTCCTTTAGGAATTTTGGCCCCTATTCTTTTAAATGTCTCAGGTTCTTTTAGGAAGTGAACGACCTCTTCTAACTCAATCTTGGCTTCCTCTATACCTGCCACATCCTTAAATGTGATATTCGATATCTGTTCTCCGTTTTCCTTTGCCTTAGATTTCCCCATATTAAATATTTGAGGTCCTCCTCCGCTGCCTTTATTCATCTTATTAAGCATAAATATCCATATACCTATAAGAAGAAGCATAGGGAACCACGATATAAACACATTTACAAGGAAAGGTACTCCCTCAGGCTCTACTGATTTTATATTTGTAGTTCCATCTTCAAGGGCCCTTACAAGGTTCTCATCCTGAACAAGTCTGTCAGATATCATTCTGGCATTTACTTTTTCATCGCTGTCTTTTTTTACAGCATAAACATAGCCTTCTTTTTCTTCAACAGATTGAAAGGCACCGCTTCTAGACAAATCTAAAAACTCTGTATAAGTAACTTCTTCACTTCCTGTCTGTGACGTGTCTGTCATAAGTGAAGGTATCGACATAAAAATTGTCACTATAAACAAGAGCATAACTATACTTTTAAAATTAAATTTACCTGGCTTGGGATTTTTTCCGTTGCCTCCCTCAGGATTTTGATTATCATCATTTCCTCGAGTTCCTCTTCCTCTCATCCCATATTTTAACTTTGCCTTTAGCTCTTTTTTTCTTTCTTCTAGCTCATTATAGACACTGTCGTCCTCTTTTTCCTCTTGCTTATCTTTCTTTTCCTCTTCTTTTCCATTTTCTAATTTTTCATTGTCTAAATTATCCTGGTTTTCTTCAAAACCATTTTTTTTCTCCATATCATCACCTTGATTTCTGTTTTCACTCACTAAAGTTGTCCTCCTCTACAGATAATTTTACAACTGTTTTCTCTGATTTAGCTGCTTTGAATTTTTCGCTTCCCCTTACAGATGCTACCCATACTATTTCATCATTTAATACTATAATTGGAATAACTTCTCTTGCTTCCTTGGGAATTTTGTCATTGATAAAAATATCCTTTATTTTTTTTGAAGAATTCATTCCTACTGGCTGTATCCTGTCTCCTGATTTTCTCTTTCGGATCAATAGTTCAAGGCCATCTTGAAGATTCGTACAAAATTCATTTTTCCCATTGGAATTATTTATATCTTTGAAGGCCTTTATTCTGTATTTTCCGTATTTGACTTCTCCGGGTATTTTCAAGAATACATCTTCTATATCATTTGAAGCAGTTTCCTTTGAATTTACTGAAATTTTATCATATTCCTTTTTAAGTACTATATTTTTGCCTAGGGACAGCCTTTTACTCCCGCCCTTTTCCAAGATGTCTACTATATTTTCTAGTTTTTCTCTTGTGATCTCTATTTTATATTTTTTTAAAAACTCATTTATCACTTTTCTCTTTTGGTATTCATGAAGTTTTTCAAGCTTTTTTAAATCTAATTTTTCATTTTCAGTATAGTCTGAAATATTTATCTGCAATAATTTATTGGCTTCTTTTATCTCCTCTATAAGAGAGAACACCTTATCCTTAAAATTGACATTATATTTCTCTTCTATAAAGGGTATAAGATCAAGTCTTATGCTATTTCTGGTATAGATATTTTCAAGGTTGCTTGAATCTATTCTATACTCTATTTTATTACAGTGCAAATACTCCAAAATATCTTTTTTATAAACTTCTGATAAAGGTCTTATAAAAATATCACGTTTTATAGGTATCCCCTCTAAGCCTTCAAGGGAGGTTCCCCTCATCATTCTAAAAAGAAATGTCTCTATCTGGTCATCCTTATTATGGGCAAGGGCAACTTTATCAGCACCCCAATCTTTTGAAGTTTCATAAAAAAAATCATACCGTATGGACCTGCCAGCTTCTTCCTCGCCGATTCCGTGTTCTCGGGAATATTTTTTTATATCTGCCTTTTTTACATAACATTTAATCCCGTTCTTTTCAGCCAGTCTCTTACAAAATTCCTCGTCGCCGTCTGACTCATCACCCCTTAAAAGGTGGTTGATATGAGCCAAGGCAAGCTCTAGCTTGAATTCCTCTTTAATAGCGAGCAAAGCCTCAAAAAGGAAAACCGAATCCGGACCCCCTGAGAATCCAATTAGAACCTTCTCGCCATATTCAACAAGATCGTTTCTAAGCACAAATTCTCGGACTCTTTCCTTAAGTTCCATATTTTTCTCCATGATTCAGATTTTAAAATAATTATAGCATATTTTAACCATTTTTCAACGTTTTTATTTCCACATCGGTGTAATAGTAAAATATTATTTCTCTATATTTTTTGCCCTTTACAGCAAGACCATAAGCTCCGTATTGACTCATTCCCACACCGTGTCCAGAACCTTTCCCAAAAAAGATAAACTTTTTCCCATCATCTTTTATCTGAAATTGTGTACTATATATTTTGTTATAGCCTACCATTCTCCTGAATTCATTTCCAGTAACAGTTTTTCTATCACTTCCTATAAGCCTCAAGTTTATAACTCTTCCGTTATTCTTAGAGAGAACTTCAATCTTTTTCACGGTAAAGCCTACATTTTTAGAAAGTTCGGCCTTAGTTATCGAAGTGGTCCATTTTTTCCTAGGGGACTTTTCCTCATTATTTCTGTCATCCCTACTTCTTAGATAAGGAACAGGTTTTCCACCCCAAACATCTTCGTTATTAGCTGTAATTCCACCACTTGTAGAATGATACAGAGCATTTATAGGCCTGCCGTCAAATACTATTATCTCCCCTACTGTGCTATCTACCAACTTATTTATCTTAGAATTCTCCCTTCCCATGCCAAGATACATCTGAGAATTGACATTGTCCATGAGATCAAATTCTTTATATTTATAATTTTGAATATTATGATAAAGGTAAGTTCTAGCAGCCAAAATTTGGGCTTTGATAGCCTCCTCTGGAAAATAACTACCTATTTCAGAGGGCACCACAGAATAAAGATATTCCTCTGACTGCACGCTGTTTACAGGCATTATCTGATCTTTATATATTATAAATTCCAAGTCTCCCCTGTATGGGTTAAATTTTTCTCCGTCTTTGCTGATGGAAAAAACAGAGTCATAATCCCCCTGGTAAACTCTTATAATATTTGCTTTTTCTCCTTCAAAGGAAATACGGCTATCATCTATTGTCACAGCTTTTACTTGGTCTTGAGGCACTTCAACAGTTACCCTTTCTAACCCGTCTCCGATCTCTACAAAAAGTGAACCCTTTTGAGCCTTAAAAAAAACCTTTTCCCCGGAAAATTTATTGAGAGCTACCTTTAGATCCTCTTGTATAAAACTTCCAAAGGAAAAACTAATAGTTTTTAAAAATACAATTACAAACAGCATAATTATTCTTCTCATCACTAGTACTCCTGGATTTTTGTCTCTTTTCTATTATAGATAAAAAGTATTTCCACCTCTTTGGCCTCATCAGAAATGACATTGTATTTAAACTTCTCAAACTCTGTTTTGTTATGCCCCTCACGAATTGATTTAAAGTGCATTTTTTTCAGTATTTCGTTGTACTTCTCCTTGTTTTTTACAGACTCTATCCAGTAGGGATAACTGCCTGGTTTTCCAAGGGTCAAATAATCATATTTCAGGTATTCTGTAAATATTTCTATATCATAAAATCCTTTATAAACATAAAATTCATAAAGGTGGTTAAAGATAGAAACCTGCTTATGAGAAACCTTAAAATGACCACGACTATCGTA
Encoded proteins:
- a CDS encoding PolC-type DNA polymerase III, giving the protein MYKNKVKIKPRRNIFESIGVKNIDITEIVVYEREKKIELNCLVSTTSSLKELDILENSLADKFGQEADFHFELEFLNKEITKVDLKEIVERIIREIKRKNAISRSFLYLYRISIQNEHIDIELKNETAVDILLESNIHEKLNHRLKRYGIRNFEVRLVSGDFTKELQEVDNSIIKIEKELEKKIVSEEAKGAPVKKAAPVTTSESGDVVIGKIIKGKTISFEAFGEIYDGENCVLEGQLFSIEKRDLKSGKVLVTFNITNLENSVSCKKFMEKSEADKLSIKENIWVKLNGKKQRDKYSNDEEILMVGSINIIASKTTEREDNAKEKMVELHTHTKMSEMVGSIDAKNLVKRALKYGHKALAVTDYGGVHSFPFVYKAAKGSDLKVIFGCDAYMVDDTRPMVENPKDVLIQEETYVVYDLETMGLNSHENEIIEIGAIKLKGTRIIDKYSQLINPGKSIPIKIQELTGITDDMVKNEPSIEAVLPEFLDFAGDATLVAHNAKFDIGFLTRDVKKYTDIKDYKPSVIDTLQWARDLLPDLRGHGLKSVTKKLGVALENHHRAVDDSQATAHMFAVFLEKFIEKGVVKLNELDGVFPVNIKKQETNNMMLLVKNNTGLKNLYKLVSEAHINYYGSKKPRIPRSLIEENRDGILIGAAMSMHFANEGELASAYFRYNLNHLDEKIDFYDYIELQPRKSYTELYEKEGTGTISSFDNIEKANKFLYHLAKSKNKRIIATSNVHYLDEEDHRVRSILLYGSGSVFREKQYNSDNKFYFRTTNEMLREFSYLGEDIAREIVVESTNAIADEIEKVQPVPSGFFPPKIDNAEEIVKEMTYNKAYKIYGNPLPEIVAQRLERELKAIIGNGFSVLYLSAQKLVKESLDNGYLVGSRGSVGSSLVAFMMDITEVNALYPHYICVDEDCSYSEFMDKEGAGVDLPDKCCPKCGKNLKKEGHAIPFEVFMGFNGDKVPDIDLNFSGEYQSEIHRYCERLFGKENVFKAGTISTLAEKNAYGYVKKYFEEHNMSVRNAEIIRLAKKCEGAKKTTGQHPGGMIVVPQGHSIYEFCPVQKPANDEKNESITTHFDYHVMDEQLVKLDILGHDDPTTIKLLQEYTGVDIYDVPLADPETLKIFSGTESLGVSPDQINSVIGTYGVPEFGTQFVRQMLVDTMPTTFAELVRISGLSHGTDVWLNNAQEFVRKGEATLSEIISVRDDIMNYLIDSGIEKGTAFKIMEFVRKGRPSKEAEAWGEYSKLMKEHNVPDWYIESCRRIKYMFPKGHAVAYVTMAMRIAYFKVHYPLAFYAAYLSRKADDFDSEFMLSLSGVKEKIEELSKEMKLDVRQKSQLAVSEIILEMHARGFEFLGIDVYKSDGFKFTIENGKIRIPLVALNGLGGSVVENITKEREVGKFLSYEDLKRRTKASQTVIEKLKIVNAIDGLSDTNQKSLF
- a CDS encoding diguanylate cyclase, which encodes MRKKIIVSITLSSFIVFFLLFLFISENIKKDYKKFEERRSEERYMIINNEFKSLSDNLKILSSDWGEWDDTYEFVQNKNKDYIKSNLNPESIATLGINYLYITDLTGKTVYSVGYDHKSQKSVKPPEKLLFNLLKFGESSGMYISEDNKIMIFSSDPITDSKALKHSMGKILMIYEFNLDNLNKKLGTNLEFLGINSSEKKSFEVNISKDRVYNKFYIPSVNEKNLILNDSLAADILVLGKDNIEKYAWVFIINLLVLISVISFGIEKLILSRIRKIEHSVEEIIEKKDLSKRLKITGNDEISLLKKNINVFLDTIENMNSKLVGKASYDLMTGIFNRHTGIEKLELMMKKAKLNNYPLIGCFIDVDGLKFVNDNFSHNDGDELIKNIAYILKKFSRDEDLLFRLGGDEFFMAFLGIDHSDAEKVLLRVTNYLQKYNKNSKKPYDLKISYGIINYDYNKTIDEFIFSADEKMYMHKSEKKTFRN
- the rpsO gene encoding 30S ribosomal protein S15, which encodes MKSKAELVKEFGKFEGDTGSTEVQVAILTERINHLTSHLKTHKKDHHSRLGLLKMVGKRRRLLNYMMKKDLDGYRALIAKLGIRK
- the ftsH gene encoding ATP-dependent zinc metalloprotease FtsH — encoded protein: MEKKNGFEENQDNLDNEKLENGKEEEKKDKQEEKEDDSVYNELEERKKELKAKLKYGMRGRGTRGNDDNQNPEGGNGKNPKPGKFNFKSIVMLLFIVTIFMSIPSLMTDTSQTGSEEVTYTEFLDLSRSGAFQSVEEKEGYVYAVKKDSDEKVNARMISDRLVQDENLVRALEDGTTNIKSVEPEGVPFLVNVFISWFPMLLLIGIWIFMLNKMNKGSGGGPQIFNMGKSKAKENGEQISNITFKDVAGIEEAKIELEEVVHFLKEPETFKRIGAKIPKGVLLLGAPGTGKTLLAKAVAGEAGVPFFSISGSEFVEMFVGVGASRVRDLFNKARKNAPCIIFIDEIDAVGRKRGAGQGGGNDEREQTLNQLLVEMDGFNSEETIIVLAATNRPEILDKALMRPGRFDRQVVVDRPDITGREAILKVHIKGKKLSDDVDLHTLARKTPGFVGADLANMLNEAAILAARAGRDTITMEDLEEAAEKVSIGPERKSRVIVEKEKLIVAYHEIGHALVQWVLPYTEPVHKVTTIPRGMAALGYTMTLPTEDRYLKSKNEYLSEIRTLLGGRASEEVVFGDITTGASNDIERATAIAHAMVTKFGMCEKFGPILLDNTNEGDLFMQKHYSETTGKEVDDEVRTLITEAYEDSKKILRDNYEKLEKVTRALLDRETISGVELDILMKGGELEPLKSELPKAEETQEESKTEEDIVSENTTENDEENKKSETDNSETE
- the tilS gene encoding tRNA lysidine(34) synthetase TilS, which codes for MELKERVREFVLRNDLVEYGEKVLIGFSGGPDSVFLFEALLAIKEEFKLELALAHINHLLRGDESDGDEEFCKRLAEKNGIKCYVKKADIKKYSREHGIGEEEAGRSIRYDFFYETSKDWGADKVALAHNKDDQIETFLFRMMRGTSLEGLEGIPIKRDIFIRPLSEVYKKDILEYLHCNKIEYRIDSSNLENIYTRNSIRLDLIPFIEEKYNVNFKDKVFSLIEEIKEANKLLQINISDYTENEKLDLKKLEKLHEYQKRKVINEFLKKYKIEITREKLENIVDILEKGGSKRLSLGKNIVLKKEYDKISVNSKETASNDIEDVFLKIPGEVKYGKYRIKAFKDINNSNGKNEFCTNLQDGLELLIRKRKSGDRIQPVGMNSSKKIKDIFINDKIPKEAREVIPIIVLNDEIVWVASVRGSEKFKAAKSEKTVVKLSVEEDNFSE
- a CDS encoding SpoIID/LytB domain-containing protein — its product is MRRIIMLFVIVFLKTISFSFGSFIQEDLKVALNKFSGEKVFFKAQKGSLFVEIGDGLERVTVEVPQDQVKAVTIDDSRISFEGEKANIIRVYQGDYDSVFSISKDGEKFNPYRGDLEFIIYKDQIMPVNSVQSEEYLYSVVPSEIGSYFPEEAIKAQILAARTYLYHNIQNYKYKEFDLMDNVNSQMYLGMGRENSKINKLVDSTVGEIIVFDGRPINALYHSTSGGITANNEDVWGGKPVPYLRSRDDRNNEEKSPRKKWTTSITKAELSKNVGFTVKKIEVLSKNNGRVINLRLIGSDRKTVTGNEFRRMVGYNKIYSTQFQIKDDGKKFIFFGKGSGHGVGMSQYGAYGLAVKGKKYREIIFYYYTDVEIKTLKNG